From a region of the Helianthus annuus cultivar XRQ/B chromosome 5, HanXRQr2.0-SUNRISE, whole genome shotgun sequence genome:
- the LOC110942107 gene encoding adenylyltransferase and sulfurtransferase MOCS3, translating into MESNGGADESSRLLHELQSLKDSKRDIEARISVIEAQLQQIQSNQHSNNESPAVSSNGVSEFGHDLTPDMIYRYSRQLLLPSFGVQGQSNLLKSSILVIGAGGLGSPALLYLAACGVGKLGMVDHDVVELNNLHRQIIHGEAYIGKSKVESAAAACRSINSTTEIVEHKEALRTSNAIEIVSKYDIVIDATDNAPSRYLISDCCVLLGKPLVSGAALGLEGQLAVYNYNGGPCYRCLFPTPPPTTACQRCSDSGVLGVVPGVIGCLQALEAIKLASLVGEPLSGRMLLFDALSAKVRIVKIRGRSLQCEACGENGLTQQQFQQFDYEKFTQSPLAVAPLKLKLLTSDSRISSKEYDELIKKGSPHVLIDVRPSHHYKITSLPKSINIPLASLESRIPEVSSELKSVQESNGTLNGSDAGLYVVCRRGNDSQRAVQLLHKLGFTYAKDIVGGLESWAREVDPKFPTY; encoded by the exons ATGGAATCCAACGGAGGAGCTGACGAATCATCCCGATTGCTTCACGAACTCCAGTCGTTGAAGGATTCGAAACGAGACATCGAGGCTCGAATATCGGTTATCGAAGCTCAACTTCAACAAATTCAATCAAATCAACACTCAAATAACGAATCACCCGCCGTTAGTTCCAACGGAGTCTCTGAATTTGGTCATGATTTGACTCCAGATATGATTTACAGATACAGTCGTCAACTGTTACTCCCATCATTTGGTGTTCAAG GGCAGTCAAATCTGTTAAAATcatccattttggttattggagCTGGTGGTTTGGGATCACCTGCTTTGTTGTATCTAGCAGCCTGTGGTGTTG GTAAGTTAGGTATGGTGGATCATGATGTCGTTGAGCTGAACAATCTGCACAGGCAG ATTATTCATGGTGAAGCATATATAGGAAAGTCTAAAGTAGAATCTGCTGCTGCAGCTTGCCGTTC CATTAATTCCACCACTGAAATAGTGGAACACAAAGAGGCTTTACGTACATCGAATGCTATAGAGATTGTGAGCAA ATACGACATTGTAATAGATGCAACAGATAATGCTCCTAGCCGATATTTGATCAGCGACTGCTGTGTTCTACTAGGAAAG CCTCTTGTATCGGGTGCTGCACTGGGTTTGGAAGGACAG CTTGCGGTTTACAATTACAATGGTGGCCCGTGTTATCGATGTCTGTTTCCTACCCCACCACCTACAACAGCATGTCAGAGATGCTCTGACAGTGGTGTTCTAGGTGTAG TTCCCGGTGTTATTGGTTGTCTTCAAGCCCTAGAGGCTATCAAGTTGGCAAGCTTAGTTGGCGAGCCACTTTCTGGAAGGATGCTTCTTTTCGATGCACTATCAGCCAAAGTTCGCATT GTAAAGATTAGAGGAAGGTCATTACAATGCGAAGCTTGTGGAGAAAATGGATTGACGCAACAACAGTTTCAACAGTTTGATTATGAGAAATTCACTCAATCACCATTAGCTGTG GCTCCTTTGAAGTTAAAATTGCTGACATCAGACTCTAGAATAAGCAGCAAGGAATACGACGAGTTGATTAAGAAGGGCTCGCCACATGTGCTAATCGACGTACGACCATCTCACCATTACAAGATCACTTCCCTTCCCAAATCCATAAACATACCTCTTGCAAGTTTGGAATCTCGGATACCCGAGGTATCATCTGAGTTGAAATCTGTGCAAGAAAGCAATGgaactcttaatggttcagatgcTGGTCTGTATGTAGTATGCAGAAGAGGTAATGATTCACAAAGAGCTGTTCAGTTGCTTCATAAGCTGGGGTTTACTTATGCAAAGGATATTGTTGGTGGGTTGGAATCATGGGCGCGTGAAGTGGATCCGAAGTTTCCGACCTATTAG
- the LOC110939460 gene encoding uncharacterized protein LOC110939460: protein MGRRQLLYLLCTSSARPPFAGPYFTAPPPLLFHKGYIHERSNGNHVADETINHERAPSTLEEFKRLEEEKEEFKRSVEEKASEGVVSQTVEVAEAGFMETATGNESVESVKESFKKASGVDNNPKTGDFQSTK, encoded by the exons ATGGGTCGCCGCCAACTTCTATACCTTCTATGCACCTCTTCAGCCCGGCCGCCGTTTGCTGGTCCTTACTTCACTGCGCCTCCGCCGTTGCTTTTTCACAAG GGATACATTCATGAAAGAAGCAACGGAAACCATGTCGCGGATGAAACGATCAACCACGAGAGAGCACCGTCAACGTTAGAGGAATTTAAAAGGTTGGAGGAAGAAAAAGAGGAATTTAAAAGGTCGGTGGAAGAAAAAGCGAGTGAAGGAGTCGTTAGCCAGACGGTGGAGGTGGCAGAAGCGGGTTTCATGGAAACAGCCACCGGTAACGAAAGCGTCGAGTCCGTCAAAGAGAGTTTCAAGAAGGCTTCTGGTGTCGATAATAATCCGAAGACCGGAGATTTTCAAAGCACAAAATGA
- the LOC110944093 gene encoding chitinase 2 — MANVYTRFCYFVMAAILSLQLCDGKVMMEYIGATGKPVTLDEVPINDNIDFHFILSFAIDADASGTPQNGIFKPYWSEGLTADAVSAIKSKHPNVKALASLSGWSLGSTTLHWYKPKNNDIWITNAFTSLKSIIQTYHLDGIDIDYENFPKHNESFSYCIGELITYLKNQSVISVATISPYHLTTIPYIQLFSAYGDVIDYVNHQFYTDKVKTTEAYLEDFRLRTTQFDKEKVLPSYEIDGRGIQGEVFFDALDDLVKNGFDINGIMLYSADASAFTNSTSRFYYEEKSQEYLLKM; from the exons ATGGCTAATGTTTACACCAGGTTTTGCTACTTTGTCATGGCCGCCATTCTTTCTTTACAACTTTGTG ATGGAAAAGTGATGATGGAATACATAGGAGCAACAGGAAAACCAGTAACACTAGACGAAGTCCCAATCAACGACAACATCGACTTCCACTTCATTCTCAGCTTCGCAATCGACGCAGACGCGTCAGGCACCCCTCAAAACGGCATTTTCAAACCCTACTGGTCCGAAGGCTTAACCGCGGACGCAGTATCCGCCATCAAATCCAAACACCCAAACGTAAAAGCGCTAGCAAGCCTCTCGGGCTGGAGCCTCGGCTCCACAACACTCCATTGGTACAAACCGAAAAACAACGATATCTGGATCACAAACGCGTTCACATCTCTCAAATCTATAATCCAAACATATCACCTAGACGGTATAGATATCGACTACGAAAACTTTCCTAAACACAATGAAAGTTTTAGCTACTGCATTGGTGAACTCATCACTTATTTAAAAAATCAAAGTGTTATATCTGTTGCAACAATATCACCCTACCATTTAACAACTATACCTTATATACAACTATTTAGCGCGTATGGGGATGTTATCGATTATGTTAATCATCAGTTTTATACGGATAAAGTGAAGACGACTGAAGCGTACTTAGAGGATTTTCGACTCAGGACGACGCAGTTTGATAAAGAGAAGGTGTTGCCGAGCTACGAGATTGATGGAAGAGGGATTCAAGGGGAGGTGTTCTTTGATGCTTTGGATGATTTGGTGAAaaatgggtttgatattaatgggATTATGTTGTATTCTGCTGATGCTTCTGCTTTCACTAATTCGACTAGTAGGTTTTATTATGAGGAGAAATCACAGGAGTATTTGCTCAAGATGTGA